Within the Streptomyces sp. NBC_00554 genome, the region CGACAACTTCACCCGCGCCTGGTCCAGGGCGAGCATCGGCGACTACTTCGTCAACACCCTCATCGTCGTGCTCGGTTCACTGGTCCTCACGATGATCCTGGGCTCCATGGTCGCCTATGTGCTGGCCCGCTTCACCTTCCCCGGATGCCGGCTGATCTACTACGCGTTCGTCGCCGGAATGGCATTTCCCGTCGTGCTGGCCCTGGTCCCGCTCTTCTTCGTCGTCAAGAACCTCGGGCTGCTCGGCAGTTACCACGGCATGATCCTCGTCTACACGGCGTACGCGCTGCCGTTCACCGTCTTCTTCCTGACCAGTTTCTTCCGGACGCTTCCCACGGCGGTGGCCGAGGCCGCCCTCATCGACGGCGCCTCGCAGGAGGCCATCTTCTTCCGGGTCATGCTGCCCATGGCCAAGCCGGGCCTGCTGTCGGTCGGCATCTTCAACTTCCTCGGCATGTGGAACCAGTACCTGCTGCCGGTCGCGCTCAACACCGACCGCGACAAGTACGTGCTGTCCCAGGGTCTGGCGAACCTGGCCAGCCAGCAGGGTTACGAGGCGGACTGGAGCGCTCTGTTCGCCGGACTCGTCATCGCGGCGGTCCCTGTGATCGGCCTCTATCTCGCACTCCAGCGACGCATCCAGGCCGGCCTCACCGTGGGGATGCTCAAGTGAGCCCGTCACCCTCCGAGGAAACACACAGGCAACCGTATACTCCACACATGCACGACCCTCAGGACGCGCCTGCACGAGCCGCCACCATCCGTGACGTCGCTGCAAGAGCCGGAGTCTCCCCGGCGACCGTCTCCCGGGTTCTGACCGGCAGCCGCCCGGTGTCCTCCTCGGCGCAGGCGCG harbors:
- a CDS encoding carbohydrate ABC transporter permease is translated as MKTSTHPTQADASLSSPRRQERDRVPKPATPPTPPLLKRVGAPAATGATHALLVFWALLSTVPLLWALISAFKDNRELFGNPWQLPSTWHADNFTRAWSRASIGDYFVNTLIVVLGSLVLTMILGSMVAYVLARFTFPGCRLIYYAFVAGMAFPVVLALVPLFFVVKNLGLLGSYHGMILVYTAYALPFTVFFLTSFFRTLPTAVAEAALIDGASQEAIFFRVMLPMAKPGLLSVGIFNFLGMWNQYLLPVALNTDRDKYVLSQGLANLASQQGYEADWSALFAGLVIAAVPVIGLYLALQRRIQAGLTVGMLK